A part of Agromyces protaetiae genomic DNA contains:
- the rlmB gene encoding 23S rRNA (guanosine(2251)-2'-O)-methyltransferase RlmB, whose translation MKGSSGKPRSGAVRKGGHGKQVGTGGHGRKSLEGKGPTPKAEDRAWHPAGKAKAARERYAAAGGKGVPGQRAQRPGAPRGASGAQRRSKSGDESEIVTGRNSVVEALRTRIPATTLYVAQRVEMDDRVREAMKVATNRGIPILEVTRPELDRLAGDGGVHQGLGLKVPPYEYAHPIELLDEVLSGDETPLFVALDGITDPRNLGAIIRSTAAFGGHGVIVPQRRSVGVTAAAWKTSAGAAARIPVAMAPNLTQTLKSLKERGVFVLGLDGDGDVSLPDLDFADRPVAIVVGSEGKGLSRLVTETCDAIVSIPISAATESLNAGIAASVTLYEIARSRAALAE comes from the coding sequence ATGAAGGGCAGCAGCGGAAAGCCGCGCAGCGGCGCCGTCCGCAAGGGCGGACACGGCAAGCAGGTCGGCACGGGCGGCCACGGGCGCAAGTCGCTCGAGGGCAAGGGCCCGACGCCCAAGGCCGAAGATCGCGCCTGGCACCCCGCCGGCAAAGCCAAGGCCGCACGCGAGCGGTACGCCGCCGCAGGCGGCAAGGGCGTGCCCGGGCAACGCGCACAGCGCCCCGGCGCGCCCCGCGGGGCATCCGGAGCCCAGCGTCGCTCGAAGTCGGGCGACGAGTCCGAGATCGTGACGGGCCGCAACTCGGTCGTCGAGGCGCTCCGCACGCGCATCCCCGCGACGACCCTGTACGTCGCCCAGCGCGTCGAGATGGACGACCGCGTGCGCGAGGCCATGAAGGTCGCGACCAACCGCGGCATCCCGATCCTCGAGGTCACGCGGCCCGAGCTCGACCGGCTCGCGGGCGACGGCGGCGTGCACCAGGGCCTCGGGCTCAAGGTGCCGCCCTACGAGTACGCCCACCCCATCGAGCTCCTCGACGAGGTGCTCTCGGGCGACGAGACCCCGCTCTTCGTCGCGCTCGACGGCATCACCGACCCTCGCAACCTCGGTGCGATCATCCGCTCGACGGCCGCCTTCGGCGGACACGGCGTCATCGTGCCCCAGCGCCGCTCGGTCGGCGTCACGGCAGCGGCGTGGAAGACGTCGGCGGGCGCCGCCGCGCGCATCCCCGTCGCGATGGCACCGAACCTCACGCAGACCCTCAAGAGCCTGAAGGAGCGCGGCGTCTTCGTCCTCGGACTCGACGGCGACGGCGACGTGTCGCTGCCCGACCTCGACTTCGCCGACCGTCCCGTCGCGATCGTCGTCGGCAGCGAGGGCAAGGGCCTCTCGCGGCTCGTCACCGAGACGTGCGACGCGATCGTGTCGATCCCGATCTCGGCTGCCACCGAGTCGCTGAACGCCGGCATCGCCGCGTCGGTCACGCTCTACGAGATCGCGCGCAGTCGGGCGGCGCTCGCCGAGTAG
- a CDS encoding DUF4032 domain-containing protein, whose protein sequence is MSGSLSITSAFPDPALLDLPWDLPLESWPTDTIAALPKGISRHLVRFAHLGGFVVAIKETTDEMASGEYDLLRALQRLEIPCVDPVAVISNRSDDEGNPLKPVLVTRHLRFSLPYRALFSQTLRPDTATRLVDALAVLLVRLHIVGFFWGDVSLSNTLFRRDAGAFAAYLVDAETGKLYDGGLSNGQRENDLEIARVNIAGELLDLEAGGRVSDGLDPIGISNGIVDAYRNLWQELTGSESFSTTERWRINERVNRLNDLGFDIEELAIKTDESGTTVRIQPKVVDAGHHQRRLLRLTGLDTGENQARRLLNDLDSYRAAYDKADLDEEMVAHEWLMRVFEPVVRAIPVDLRGKLEPAEVFHQLLEHRWFMAQQAGHDVPLAEAVASYVANVLRHRRDEATMIDPPTGAITAAMPVIETSAIAVVDPDDEGDWRLKV, encoded by the coding sequence ATGAGCGGCTCCCTCTCGATCACCTCGGCGTTCCCCGACCCGGCGCTCCTCGACCTGCCGTGGGACCTCCCCCTCGAGTCGTGGCCCACCGACACGATCGCCGCGCTCCCGAAGGGCATCTCACGCCACCTCGTGCGCTTCGCGCACCTCGGCGGGTTCGTCGTCGCCATCAAGGAGACGACCGACGAAATGGCGAGCGGCGAATACGACCTGCTGCGCGCGCTGCAGCGGCTCGAGATCCCGTGCGTCGACCCCGTCGCCGTCATCTCGAATCGCAGCGACGACGAGGGCAACCCGCTGAAGCCCGTCCTCGTGACGCGGCATCTGCGGTTCTCGCTCCCCTATCGGGCGCTGTTCTCCCAGACGCTGCGGCCCGACACGGCGACCCGGCTCGTCGACGCCCTCGCCGTGCTCCTCGTGCGCCTGCACATCGTGGGGTTCTTCTGGGGCGACGTGTCGCTTTCGAACACCCTCTTCCGGCGCGACGCCGGCGCGTTCGCGGCCTACCTCGTCGACGCCGAGACGGGCAAGCTCTACGACGGCGGCCTCTCGAACGGGCAGCGCGAGAACGACCTCGAGATCGCTCGCGTCAACATCGCGGGCGAGCTCCTCGACCTCGAGGCGGGCGGGCGGGTCTCCGACGGTCTCGACCCCATCGGCATCTCGAACGGCATCGTCGACGCGTATCGCAACCTGTGGCAAGAGCTCACAGGCTCCGAGTCGTTCTCCACGACCGAGCGGTGGCGCATCAACGAGCGCGTCAATCGGCTCAACGATCTCGGCTTCGACATCGAGGAGCTCGCGATCAAGACCGACGAGTCGGGCACGACGGTACGCATCCAGCCGAAGGTCGTCGACGCCGGACACCACCAGCGGCGGCTCCTCCGGCTCACGGGCCTCGACACGGGCGAGAACCAAGCGCGGCGGCTCCTGAACGACCTCGACTCGTACCGCGCGGCCTACGACAAGGCCGACCTCGACGAAGAAATGGTCGCCCACGAGTGGCTCATGCGCGTGTTCGAGCCCGTCGTCAGGGCGATCCCGGTCGACCTGCGCGGCAAGCTCGAACCGGCCGAGGTGTTCCACCAGTTGCTCGAGCACCGGTGGTTCATGGCGCAGCAGGCGGGACACGACGTGCCGCTCGCCGAGGCCGTCGCGAGCTACGTCGCCAACGTGTTGCGCCACCGCCGCGACGAGGCGACGATGATCGACCCGCCCACGGGTGCGATCACAGCGGCGATGCCCGTCATCGAGACGTCGGCGATCGCCGTCGTCGATCCCGACGACGAGGGCGACTGGCGGCTCAAGGTCTGA
- a CDS encoding ABC transporter ATP-binding protein — translation MASVTFDKATRLYPGGTRPAVDKLDLEIADGEFLVLVGPSGCGKSTSLRMLAGLEEVNDGNIFIGDRNVTDVPPKDRDIAMVFQNYALYPHMTVAENMGFALKIAGVGKEERAARVLEAAKLLDLEPYLNRKPKALSGGQRQRVAMGRAIVRQPQVFLMDEPLSNLDAKLRVQTRTQIASLQRRLGVTTVYVTHDQTEALTMGDRIAVLKDGLLQQVGSPRDLYEKPQNVFVAGFIGSPAMNLFTTDIADGGVKFGSSVIPVERDTLAAASGTQVTVGVRPEDIVVSTTEGEGLKVAVDLVEELGADGYLYGHSDIEGKRTDIVARVDGRSHPFAGDTVYLTATPGHVHTFDAESGERLGGRVIAG, via the coding sequence ATGGCATCCGTCACGTTCGACAAGGCCACGCGCCTCTACCCGGGCGGCACCCGCCCCGCCGTCGACAAGCTCGACCTCGAGATCGCCGACGGCGAGTTCCTGGTCCTCGTCGGCCCCTCGGGCTGCGGCAAGTCGACCTCGCTCCGCATGCTCGCCGGCCTCGAAGAGGTCAACGACGGCAACATCTTCATCGGCGACCGCAACGTCACCGACGTGCCGCCGAAGGACCGCGACATCGCGATGGTCTTCCAGAACTACGCGCTCTACCCGCACATGACCGTCGCCGAGAACATGGGCTTCGCGCTCAAGATCGCGGGCGTCGGCAAGGAGGAGCGCGCCGCGCGCGTCCTCGAGGCGGCCAAGCTCCTCGACCTCGAGCCCTACCTCAACCGCAAGCCCAAGGCCCTCTCGGGCGGTCAGCGTCAGCGCGTCGCCATGGGCCGCGCGATCGTGCGCCAGCCCCAGGTGTTCCTCATGGACGAGCCGCTGTCGAACCTCGACGCGAAGCTCCGCGTGCAGACCCGCACCCAGATCGCGTCGCTCCAGCGCCGCCTCGGCGTCACCACGGTCTACGTCACGCACGACCAGACCGAGGCGCTCACGATGGGCGACCGCATCGCCGTGCTGAAGGACGGCCTGCTCCAGCAGGTCGGCTCCCCGCGCGACCTCTACGAGAAGCCGCAGAACGTGTTCGTCGCCGGCTTCATCGGCTCCCCCGCGATGAACCTGTTCACGACCGACATCGCCGACGGCGGCGTCAAGTTCGGCTCCTCGGTCATCCCCGTCGAGCGCGACACCCTCGCGGCCGCGAGCGGCACGCAGGTCACGGTCGGCGTCCGCCCTGAAGACATCGTCGTGTCGACGACCGAGGGCGAAGGCCTCAAGGTCGCCGTCGACCTCGTCGAGGAGCTCGGCGCCGACGGCTACCTCTACGGCCACTCCGACATCGAGGGCAAGCGCACCGACATCGTCGCGCGCGTCGACGGCCGTTCGCACCCGTTCGCGGGCGACACGGTCTACCTGACGGCGACGCCGGGCCACGTGCACACGTTCGACGCCGAGTCGGGCGAGCGCCTCGGCGGCCGCGTCATCGCCGGCTGA
- a CDS encoding DsbA family protein produces the protein MSIGGSNQPRPTRNERRDAAREKARILREEQKKRDRRKKLLIQGGVVVAVIAVAALIVGIVIQNTQPAGPGPRNMASDGIVLSGVDGTITAAETKALQPDDDPIPTVQDDSGDVANIVMYVDYLCPFCGQFETTNGENIRTLVESGAATLEVHPIAILTNRSAGTQYSLRAANAAACVADNSPNSFFDFNQILFANQPEEGSTGLTDDELKSLAGQAGVSNLSEVERCIGSKQFKAWVQASTARALGGPIPNSDIPNVQGTPTVLVNGKSYGGSLEDPEEFQAFVTQAASESSLDTDAEATPTPTPTPTP, from the coding sequence ATGAGCATCGGCGGATCCAACCAGCCACGCCCGACCCGTAACGAGCGGAGGGACGCGGCCAGGGAGAAGGCCCGGATCCTCCGTGAAGAGCAGAAGAAGCGCGACCGCCGCAAGAAGCTCCTCATCCAGGGCGGCGTCGTCGTCGCCGTGATCGCGGTCGCCGCGCTCATCGTGGGCATCGTGATCCAGAACACGCAGCCCGCCGGCCCCGGCCCCCGCAACATGGCGAGCGACGGCATCGTGCTCTCGGGCGTCGACGGCACGATCACCGCCGCCGAGACGAAGGCGCTCCAGCCCGACGACGACCCCATTCCCACTGTGCAAGACGACTCGGGCGACGTCGCCAACATCGTCATGTACGTCGACTACCTGTGCCCGTTCTGCGGCCAGTTCGAGACCACGAACGGCGAGAACATCCGCACCCTCGTCGAGTCGGGCGCGGCGACCCTCGAGGTGCACCCCATCGCGATCCTGACGAACCGATCGGCGGGCACCCAGTACTCGCTGCGTGCGGCGAACGCCGCGGCCTGCGTCGCCGACAACTCCCCGAACTCGTTCTTCGACTTCAACCAGATCCTCTTCGCGAACCAGCCCGAAGAGGGTTCGACGGGCCTCACCGACGACGAGCTCAAGTCGCTCGCCGGGCAGGCGGGCGTCTCGAACCTGTCGGAGGTCGAGCGCTGCATCGGCTCGAAGCAGTTCAAGGCGTGGGTGCAGGCCTCGACGGCGCGCGCGCTCGGCGGCCCCATCCCGAACTCGGACATCCCGAACGTGCAGGGCACCCCCACCGTCCTCGTGAACGGCAAGTCGTACGGCGGCTCCCTCGAAGACCCCGAGGAGTTCCAGGCGTTCGTGACGCAGGCGGCGAGCGAGTCCTCGCTCGACACCGACGCCGAGGCGACGCCCACCCCGACCCCCACGCCGACCCCGTAG